A window from Trinickia violacea encodes these proteins:
- a CDS encoding NAD(P)/FAD-dependent oxidoreductase codes for MTLHYDIVVVGAGPAGLSAARAAAASGARIAVLDDNPRAGGQVWRQGPNRVEAAPLRDALSSLSACSNVTLWPSARVIALLPAKGLLIESAEKGGVALSYDRLILATGARERLLPFPGWTLPGVTGAGGLQALIKGGVPVRGERVVIAGSGPLLMAELVTAREAGAQVLAVVEQASAASVARFGVTLAATPSKLWQAAHLTRGFAGLRYWTGGVVREARGAGRVEAVVVRRGARDITLACDRVACGYGLVPNVTLAQALGCELADGTDRADGAIAVDDVQRTTVEAVFAAGECTGIGGMELARIEGELAGLAASGAGIPSALWRARERWARFAGRVERAFALGAAACEPPPADTLLCRCEDVTLGDAAAHSTWRDAKLHTRCGMGPCQGRICGTAAKTYFGRATNGGAALGRATNGGATNGDVALGRATNGGGPQDWDPAPPRPPFSPAKIATLIAAAPDDDFADL; via the coding sequence ATGACGTTGCACTACGACATCGTGGTCGTCGGCGCCGGGCCTGCCGGCTTGAGTGCGGCACGCGCGGCGGCGGCAAGCGGCGCACGCATCGCGGTGCTCGACGACAATCCGCGAGCGGGTGGCCAAGTCTGGCGGCAAGGGCCAAATCGCGTCGAGGCGGCGCCTTTGCGCGATGCGCTCAGCTCGCTCTCGGCCTGCTCGAACGTCACATTATGGCCTTCGGCACGCGTGATCGCGCTGCTGCCCGCGAAGGGATTGCTGATCGAATCGGCGGAAAAGGGCGGTGTCGCGCTGTCCTACGACCGTCTGATCCTCGCGACCGGCGCTCGCGAGCGCTTGCTGCCGTTTCCGGGCTGGACGCTGCCCGGTGTGACCGGCGCCGGCGGTTTGCAGGCGCTCATCAAAGGCGGCGTGCCGGTGCGCGGCGAGCGCGTCGTGATCGCGGGCAGCGGGCCGTTGCTGATGGCTGAGCTCGTCACCGCGCGCGAGGCCGGTGCGCAGGTGCTCGCGGTTGTCGAACAGGCGAGCGCTGCGAGCGTGGCGCGCTTTGGCGTCACGCTCGCAGCGACGCCGTCGAAGCTCTGGCAGGCCGCGCATTTGACGCGCGGTTTCGCCGGCTTGCGCTATTGGACCGGCGGCGTCGTGCGCGAAGCGCGCGGTGCGGGACGTGTCGAAGCGGTCGTCGTCCGGCGTGGCGCGCGAGATATCACCCTCGCTTGCGACCGCGTGGCGTGCGGCTACGGCCTCGTGCCGAACGTGACGCTGGCGCAGGCGCTCGGCTGCGAGTTGGCGGATGGGACGGACCGCGCTGACGGTGCAATCGCCGTCGACGATGTGCAGCGCACAACGGTAGAGGCGGTGTTCGCGGCGGGCGAATGCACGGGCATCGGCGGGATGGAGCTCGCGCGCATCGAAGGCGAACTCGCCGGGTTGGCTGCGAGCGGCGCAGGGATTCCGTCTGCGCTTTGGCGCGCGCGCGAGCGCTGGGCCCGCTTTGCGGGCCGCGTCGAGCGGGCGTTTGCGCTGGGTGCTGCCGCCTGCGAGCCGCCGCCTGCCGATACGCTCTTGTGCCGCTGCGAGGACGTCACGTTAGGCGATGCCGCCGCTCATTCGACTTGGCGCGACGCGAAGCTGCACACGCGCTGCGGGATGGGGCCGTGCCAAGGCCGCATTTGCGGCACGGCAGCCAAGACGTACTTCGGCCGGGCCACGAATGGCGGGGCCGCCTTAGGCCGGGCCACGAATGGCGGGGCCACCAATGGTGACGTCGCCCTGGGCCGAGCCACCAATGGCGGCGGCCCGCAAGACTGGGACCCCGCACCGCCGCGCCCGCCGTTCAGCCCCGCAAAGATCGCGACGCTCATCGCGGCGGCGCCTGACGACGATTTCGCGGACCTATAA
- a CDS encoding TetR family transcriptional regulator, translating into MKKVLKVAPSDTHDVPTEARRKYDPEQTKRNILDVATQEFSAMGLAGARVDQIAERTNTTKRMLYYYFESKEGLYEAVLDKVYGDIRTLEQDLHIDELEPQEGMKRLVEFTFDYHDKHRDFVRLVTIENIHGAKYIEQLKSFKNRNASVIKTIEDLLQRGVAAGTFRADLDAIDLHLMISSLCFHRVSNRYTFGTAFGRDPSHPRLRARHREMIVDAVLRFVRKE; encoded by the coding sequence CCGAAGCCCGGCGCAAATACGATCCCGAGCAGACCAAGCGCAACATCCTCGATGTCGCGACCCAGGAGTTCTCCGCGATGGGGCTCGCGGGCGCGCGCGTCGATCAAATCGCCGAGCGCACCAACACGACGAAACGGATGCTGTATTACTACTTCGAGAGCAAGGAAGGTCTCTATGAGGCCGTGCTCGACAAGGTCTACGGCGACATCCGCACGCTCGAACAGGATCTGCACATCGACGAGTTGGAGCCGCAGGAAGGCATGAAGCGGCTCGTCGAATTCACGTTCGACTATCACGACAAGCATCGCGACTTCGTGCGTCTCGTCACGATCGAGAACATCCACGGCGCGAAGTACATCGAGCAGTTGAAGTCGTTCAAGAACCGCAATGCAAGCGTGATCAAGACGATCGAAGACCTGCTCCAACGCGGTGTGGCGGCCGGCACGTTCCGCGCCGACCTCGACGCGATCGACCTGCACCTGATGATCAGCTCGCTGTGCTTTCACCGCGTCTCGAACCGCTACACGTTCGGCACCGCGTTCGGGCGCGATCCGTCGCATCCGCGTCTGCGCGCGCGGCATCGCGAGATGATCGTCGATGCCGTGCTGCGTTTCGTGCGCAAGGAATAA
- a CDS encoding MFS transporter yields MRQQIQAQHAPQGEHARAQGVPAATARRTSARYKILALLAIGTMINYLDRTVLGIAAPQLTKELGINAAVMGVMFSAFSWTYVAAQIPGGLFLDRFGSKLTYYLSMTFWSLCTLLQGFVHGVAPLLACRLGLGVSESPCFPTNSRVVATWFPQNERALATGTYTVGEYIGLAFFSPILFALMGAYGWRTLFYVVGAAGLVFAVIWWIFYREPRDHPGANAAELEYIEAGGGLTHRKSKSGTSADAAAEQPKAKLSWRTMGHLLKQRQLLGICLGQFAGNSTLVFFLTWFPTYLATERHMAWLKIGFFAIMPFIAASVGVLFGGWFSDWMLKRGKSPNIARKLPIITGLLLASTIVLANYVQSNTVVIVIMSVAFFAQGMAALGWTLVSDIAPDGLLGVTGGIFNLAANLAGIITPLAIGIIVTATGSFVGALAFIGTIALIGALAYIFVVGDIKRIVLND; encoded by the coding sequence GTGCGACAGCAGATTCAGGCGCAGCATGCGCCGCAGGGTGAGCACGCGCGTGCGCAAGGCGTGCCGGCAGCAACGGCGCGCCGAACGTCCGCGCGCTACAAGATTCTGGCGTTGCTGGCGATCGGCACGATGATCAACTATCTGGACCGCACGGTGCTCGGCATCGCGGCGCCGCAGTTGACCAAGGAACTCGGCATCAACGCGGCCGTGATGGGCGTGATGTTCTCGGCGTTCTCGTGGACCTACGTCGCCGCGCAGATTCCGGGCGGTCTCTTTCTCGACCGCTTCGGCAGCAAGCTCACGTACTACCTGTCGATGACGTTCTGGTCGCTGTGCACGCTGCTGCAAGGGTTCGTGCATGGTGTGGCGCCGCTGCTCGCGTGCCGGCTCGGGCTCGGGGTGTCGGAGTCGCCGTGCTTTCCGACCAACAGTCGCGTCGTCGCCACCTGGTTCCCGCAGAACGAGCGGGCGCTCGCGACGGGGACGTATACGGTGGGCGAATACATCGGTCTCGCGTTTTTCAGTCCGATCCTGTTCGCGCTGATGGGGGCGTACGGATGGCGCACGCTGTTCTACGTCGTCGGCGCTGCGGGGCTCGTGTTCGCCGTGATCTGGTGGATCTTCTATCGCGAGCCGCGCGACCATCCGGGTGCGAACGCGGCCGAGCTCGAATACATCGAAGCGGGCGGCGGGCTCACGCATCGCAAATCGAAATCAGGCACGAGCGCGGACGCCGCCGCCGAGCAGCCCAAGGCCAAACTGAGCTGGCGCACGATGGGGCACCTCTTGAAGCAGCGCCAACTGCTGGGCATCTGCCTCGGCCAGTTCGCCGGCAACTCGACGCTCGTGTTCTTCCTGACCTGGTTTCCCACCTACCTCGCGACCGAGCGCCATATGGCCTGGCTCAAGATCGGTTTCTTCGCGATCATGCCGTTCATCGCGGCGTCGGTGGGAGTGCTGTTCGGCGGGTGGTTCTCGGACTGGATGCTCAAGCGCGGCAAGTCGCCCAACATCGCGCGCAAGCTGCCGATCATCACCGGGCTCCTGCTTGCATCGACGATCGTGCTCGCGAACTACGTGCAGAGCAACACGGTGGTGATCGTGATCATGTCGGTGGCGTTCTTCGCGCAGGGCATGGCCGCGCTCGGCTGGACGCTCGTCTCCGATATCGCGCCTGACGGTCTGCTCGGCGTGACGGGCGGCATCTTCAATCTGGCGGCGAATCTGGCGGGGATCATCACGCCGCTCGCGATCGGCATCATCGTGACGGCGACCGGCTCGTTCGTGGGCGCGCTCGCGTTCATCGGCACGATCGCGCTGATCGGGGCGCTGGCCTATATCTTCGTGGTCGGGGATATCAAGCGGATCGTGCTCAACGATTGA
- a CDS encoding TAXI family TRAP transporter solute-binding subunit: MIRTIVARLGTVAFALLATLGSAGQAHAEAHYKIVTGPERGTYIQIGADLAKYVAAPAGIDLEVLASKGSAENVQRMRYEPGVKLALVQSDVYQAFVDMADAGNDEAGTIIRPLRLIMPLYNEEIYFVVRADSPMNYIQDIKGKTISVGLIGSGTAQSGTTLYRLMFGGPIDDANIAHLSNEDSLAQLIAKQIDVAIVVAGQPAKLFTDMNPELLAQIKFLKLDPNAPETVRGKQTYFTDVIHQSSYPNWLKEDVPTWTVKAYLVTYDYGMRDTVGNLDRFADSLCTHFDDLQARGHPKWKEVKLELPPLSSGWKYYPPVERHLRACLAHRAAVAQRPQPRPVAEEKPKPACSSEEQLLMLCK; encoded by the coding sequence ATGATCAGGACGATAGTGGCGAGGTTGGGGACGGTGGCGTTCGCGTTGCTCGCAACGCTTGGCTCGGCGGGCCAGGCACACGCCGAAGCGCACTACAAGATAGTCACGGGACCTGAAAGGGGCACCTACATTCAGATCGGCGCGGATCTCGCCAAGTACGTCGCGGCGCCGGCGGGCATCGATCTCGAGGTGCTGGCCTCGAAAGGCTCGGCCGAGAACGTGCAGCGCATGCGCTACGAGCCGGGCGTGAAGCTCGCACTCGTGCAGTCGGACGTGTATCAGGCGTTCGTCGATATGGCCGATGCGGGCAATGACGAAGCGGGCACGATCATCCGTCCGCTGCGCCTTATCATGCCGCTCTACAACGAAGAGATCTATTTCGTCGTACGCGCCGATTCGCCGATGAATTACATCCAGGACATCAAGGGCAAGACCATCAGCGTCGGGCTGATCGGCAGCGGTACGGCTCAATCGGGCACGACGCTGTACCGCCTGATGTTCGGCGGTCCGATCGACGACGCGAACATCGCGCACTTGAGCAACGAAGACTCGCTCGCCCAGTTGATCGCGAAGCAGATCGACGTGGCGATCGTCGTCGCCGGCCAGCCGGCGAAGCTGTTCACCGACATGAATCCGGAACTGCTCGCGCAGATCAAGTTCCTCAAGCTCGATCCGAACGCTCCTGAAACGGTGCGCGGCAAGCAGACGTATTTCACGGACGTCATTCACCAGAGCAGCTATCCGAACTGGCTCAAGGAGGACGTGCCGACGTGGACCGTCAAAGCCTATCTGGTGACTTACGACTATGGGATGCGCGACACGGTCGGCAACCTGGACCGTTTCGCCGACTCGCTGTGCACGCACTTCGACGACCTGCAGGCGCGTGGTCATCCGAAGTGGAAGGAAGTGAAACTCGAATTGCCGCCGCTGAGTTCGGGGTGGAAGTATTACCCGCCGGTGGAGCGCCACTTGCGCGCGTGTCTTGCGCACCGGGCGGCCGTCGCACAGCGGCCGCAACCGCGACCCGTGGCGGAGGAAAAGCCGAAGCCAGCGTGCTCGTCAGAGGAACAGCTGCTGATGCTTTGCAAATAG
- the aroQ gene encoding type II 3-dehydroquinate dehydratase: protein MSKPSVLVLNGPNLNLLGTRQPHIYGAETLQDVEARCRNAADALGLSLEFRQSNAEHQLIDWIQASRTTADGIVINPAAYTHTSVAIADALSAVEKPVIEVHISNIHRREAFRHHSYVSNVAEAVICGCGTEGYELALRRMATLLAKAR, encoded by the coding sequence ATGAGCAAGCCGTCGGTGCTGGTCCTGAACGGGCCGAACCTCAATCTGCTGGGCACGCGCCAGCCCCATATCTACGGGGCGGAAACGCTTCAGGACGTCGAGGCGCGCTGCCGCAATGCCGCGGATGCGCTCGGGCTGTCGCTCGAATTCCGGCAATCGAACGCCGAGCATCAGCTGATCGACTGGATTCAGGCGTCGCGCACGACGGCGGACGGCATCGTGATCAACCCGGCGGCGTACACGCATACCTCGGTGGCGATTGCCGACGCGCTGAGCGCCGTGGAAAAGCCCGTGATCGAAGTGCATATTTCAAACATTCATCGCCGCGAGGCATTCCGGCACCATTCGTATGTGTCGAACGTGGCAGAAGCGGTGATCTGCGGATGCGGCACCGAGGGCTACGAGCTGGCATTGCGGCGCATGGCGACGTTGCTCGCCAAGGCCCGCTGA
- a CDS encoding bifunctional sugar phosphate isomerase/epimerase/4-hydroxyphenylpyruvate dioxygenase family protein, whose amino-acid sequence MQRSIATVSISGTLAEKLAAIRQAGFDGVEIFENDLLYFDGSPAEVRRMAEDLGLKIVLFQPFRDFEGVSAERLARNLDRVKRKFDLMHELGCDRILVCSNVSPDTIADDALIVDQLGALANAAQQADVVAAYEALAWGRHVNSYRHAWRLVDAVNHPHLGLALDSFHTLSLNDPVDEIAAIPGERIAFVQLADAPKLAMDVLEWSRHYRCFPGQGDFDLARFTARVIEAGYTGPLSLEIFNDGFRAAQTAVTAKDGYRSLLYLEEQTRAHLARESAKPRAGQPLFEPPAPPAHVGFQFLEFAVDAATGAQVADWLGKLSFRLAGRHRSKDVTLYQHGAASIVLNAERDSFADAFYQRHGLSLCASAFRVDDAKVAFERAAGFGYTPFSGRVGPNERVLPSVQAPDGSLEYFVDEAPDAPTLYESDFVLTDVNGPSEVGPLTGIDHVCLALPADALDTWILFFKTAFGFDAEPSWVVPDPYGLVRSRAVRSRDGSVRIALNASADRHTAVADALDTYHGSGLNHVAFRTDDIFSAIDQFVADGVPFLRIPRNYYDDLAARYALPDELIDALAEKHILYDRDEHGGKFFHAYTEPIGRRFSLEIVERRGGYDGYGAVNAAVRLAALARHRK is encoded by the coding sequence ATGCAGCGTTCGATCGCCACCGTATCCATCAGCGGAACGCTTGCCGAAAAGCTGGCCGCTATCCGGCAGGCGGGCTTCGACGGCGTCGAGATTTTCGAAAACGACCTGCTTTACTTCGACGGCTCGCCCGCCGAAGTGCGCCGCATGGCCGAAGACCTGGGGTTGAAGATCGTGCTGTTCCAGCCGTTCCGCGACTTCGAGGGCGTGAGCGCCGAGCGCCTCGCGCGCAATCTCGATCGCGTGAAGCGCAAGTTCGACCTGATGCATGAATTGGGCTGCGACCGCATCCTCGTGTGCAGCAACGTGTCGCCGGACACGATTGCCGACGATGCGCTGATCGTCGATCAGCTCGGCGCGCTGGCGAATGCGGCGCAGCAAGCCGACGTGGTGGCGGCATACGAGGCGCTCGCATGGGGCCGCCATGTGAATTCGTACCGCCACGCTTGGCGGCTCGTCGATGCGGTGAATCACCCGCACCTCGGGCTCGCGCTCGACAGCTTCCATACGTTGTCGCTGAACGATCCGGTCGACGAAATCGCCGCGATTCCGGGCGAGCGCATCGCGTTCGTGCAACTCGCCGATGCGCCGAAGCTCGCGATGGACGTGCTCGAATGGAGCCGCCATTACCGGTGCTTCCCGGGCCAAGGCGATTTCGATCTCGCCCGCTTCACCGCGCGCGTGATCGAAGCGGGCTACACCGGCCCGCTCTCGCTCGAGATTTTCAACGACGGGTTTCGCGCCGCGCAAACCGCCGTCACGGCGAAGGACGGCTATCGCTCGCTGCTGTACCTCGAGGAACAGACGCGCGCGCATCTGGCACGCGAAAGCGCAAAACCGCGCGCCGGGCAGCCGCTGTTCGAGCCGCCCGCGCCACCGGCGCACGTCGGCTTCCAGTTCCTCGAATTCGCCGTCGACGCGGCCACCGGCGCGCAAGTCGCCGACTGGCTCGGCAAGCTGAGCTTTCGCCTCGCGGGCCGCCATCGTTCAAAGGACGTCACGCTCTACCAGCACGGCGCCGCATCGATCGTGCTGAACGCCGAGCGCGATTCGTTCGCCGACGCGTTCTACCAGCGGCATGGACTGTCGCTGTGCGCCTCGGCGTTTCGCGTCGACGATGCGAAGGTCGCTTTCGAGCGCGCTGCCGGTTTTGGCTATACGCCGTTCTCGGGCCGCGTCGGGCCGAACGAGCGCGTCCTGCCGAGCGTGCAGGCGCCGGACGGCAGCCTCGAATACTTCGTCGACGAAGCGCCCGACGCCCCGACGCTCTACGAATCCGACTTCGTGCTCACCGACGTCAACGGCCCCTCCGAAGTCGGGCCGCTCACGGGCATCGACCACGTCTGCCTCGCGCTGCCCGCCGATGCGCTCGACACCTGGATTCTGTTCTTCAAGACGGCGTTCGGCTTCGACGCCGAGCCGAGCTGGGTCGTGCCCGATCCGTACGGCCTCGTGCGCAGCCGCGCGGTGAGGAGCCGCGACGGCTCGGTGCGTATCGCGCTCAACGCGTCGGCGGACCGCCATACCGCGGTGGCCGACGCGCTCGACACCTACCACGGCTCGGGCCTGAACCACGTCGCCTTCCGCACCGACGACATCTTCAGCGCGATCGACCAATTCGTCGCCGACGGCGTGCCGTTCCTGCGCATCCCGCGCAACTACTACGACGACCTCGCGGCCCGCTACGCGCTGCCCGACGAGCTGATCGACGCGCTCGCCGAAAAGCACATCCTGTACGACCGCGACGAGCACGGCGGCAAATTCTTCCACGCCTATACCGAGCCGATCGGCCGGCGCTTCTCGCTGGAGATCGTCGAGCGCCGCGGCGGCTACGACGGATACGGCGCGGTCAACGCAGCCGTGAGACTCGCAGCGCTTGCCCGGCACCGCAAGTAG
- a CDS encoding SDR family oxidoreductase, which yields MNAASGKVALITGASNGIGRAVALKLLSHGYRVVLAARNEAALDALADAAHKRGEDALAVAADITDASSVAALFEATRQRYGRLDLLFNNAGRNAPPVEIDQLSVDDWRAVVDTNLTGAFLCTREAFAMMKSQTPRGGRIINNGSISAHAPRPFSIAYTATKHAITGLTKSTSLDGRKYDIVCGQIDIGNAATDMTERMAKGVPQANGELAPEPNMNVEHVADAVLHMAELPLEANVQFMTIMASKMPFVGRG from the coding sequence ATGAATGCAGCCTCAGGAAAAGTCGCCTTGATCACCGGCGCGAGCAACGGCATCGGGCGCGCCGTCGCGCTCAAGCTGCTGTCCCACGGGTATCGCGTCGTCCTGGCAGCGCGCAATGAAGCCGCGCTCGATGCGCTCGCCGACGCCGCACACAAACGCGGCGAGGACGCGCTCGCAGTCGCCGCCGACATCACCGATGCGTCTAGCGTCGCCGCACTGTTCGAAGCGACGCGGCAACGCTACGGGCGGCTCGATCTGCTCTTCAATAACGCAGGCCGCAATGCGCCGCCGGTCGAAATCGATCAGCTCAGCGTCGACGACTGGCGCGCGGTGGTCGACACGAACCTGACCGGCGCGTTCCTCTGCACCCGCGAAGCCTTCGCGATGATGAAATCGCAAACGCCGCGAGGCGGCCGCATCATCAACAACGGCTCGATCTCGGCGCATGCGCCCCGCCCGTTCAGCATCGCCTATACGGCCACCAAGCACGCGATCACCGGCTTGACCAAATCGACCTCGCTCGACGGGCGCAAGTACGACATCGTCTGCGGCCAGATCGACATCGGCAACGCGGCCACCGATATGACGGAGCGCATGGCCAAGGGCGTCCCGCAGGCGAATGGGGAGCTTGCGCCCGAGCCGAACATGAACGTCGAGCACGTCGCCGATGCCGTGCTGCACATGGCCGAGCTGCCGCTCGAAGCGAACGTGCAGTTCATGACGATCATGGCAAGCAAGATGCCGTTCGTCGGACGAGGCTAG
- a CDS encoding 2Fe-2S iron-sulfur cluster-binding protein, producing the protein MREANREQVAVTVDGQALHVPVHTTVAAALALADGIRGSRMSVTGEPRAMLCGMGVCQECRVTVDGCAHVLACQTVCRDGMTIETGAGR; encoded by the coding sequence ATGCGTGAGGCGAATCGCGAACAGGTGGCGGTGACGGTCGACGGACAGGCGCTTCACGTGCCCGTCCACACGACGGTTGCGGCCGCGCTTGCGCTGGCGGATGGCATACGTGGCAGCCGGATGTCGGTGACGGGCGAGCCGCGCGCCATGCTCTGTGGCATGGGCGTGTGCCAGGAGTGCAGGGTGACGGTCGATGGCTGCGCGCATGTCCTCGCGTGCCAGACCGTTTGCCGCGATGGCATGACGATCGAAACGGGAGCCGGGCGATGA
- a CDS encoding AraC family transcriptional regulator — translation MNTQALAPNASLDLPTVPAAATLADMLAHFTMLEPVFDALPDVVFFVKDRDARYALVNRTLARRCGCKEKSELLGKTTEDVFPRRFGRVYMAQDQAIIGAGNPMLDQLELHLYPGRQPGWCLTTKVPLRNTAGSVVGLAGISRDLKADEGTHPAYSRLAAVVQYIQDNYVQPLNLKHLAEMADMSVAQLERYFHKVFHLTPRQVLLKTRLDAATALLVSNDKVTDVAALCGYTDHSAFTRQFKATVGVTPTEYRMLLNGTSR, via the coding sequence ATGAACACGCAGGCTTTAGCGCCGAACGCTTCCCTCGACCTGCCCACCGTGCCCGCGGCGGCAACGCTTGCCGACATGCTCGCGCACTTCACGATGCTCGAGCCCGTCTTCGACGCGCTGCCCGACGTCGTCTTCTTCGTGAAGGACCGCGACGCGCGCTATGCGCTCGTGAACCGCACGCTCGCGCGGCGCTGCGGTTGCAAGGAAAAGAGCGAGCTGCTCGGCAAGACCACCGAAGATGTCTTCCCGCGCCGCTTCGGCCGTGTCTACATGGCGCAGGATCAAGCGATCATCGGCGCGGGCAACCCGATGCTCGACCAGCTCGAGCTGCATCTCTATCCCGGCCGGCAACCGGGCTGGTGCCTGACGACCAAGGTGCCGCTGCGCAATACGGCAGGCAGCGTGGTCGGCCTGGCCGGCATCTCGCGCGATCTCAAGGCCGACGAAGGCACGCATCCGGCCTACAGCCGTCTCGCGGCTGTCGTGCAATACATCCAGGACAATTACGTGCAGCCGCTGAACCTCAAACACTTGGCGGAGATGGCGGATATGTCCGTGGCGCAACTGGAGCGCTATTTTCACAAGGTGTTTCACCTGACGCCGCGACAAGTGCTGCTGAAGACGCGGCTCGATGCCGCGACGGCGCTGCTCGTCTCGAACGACAAAGTGACCGACGTCGCCGCACTTTGCGGTTACACCGATCACAGCGCCTTCACGCGGCAATTCAAGGCGACGGTCGGCGTCACGCCGACTGAGTATCGAATGCTGCTCAACGGCACATCGCGTTGA
- a CDS encoding shikimate dehydrogenase: protein MTSKSFLAGLIGSGIGGSLSPAMHEEEGRQLGFSYVYRRIDLEALRLDMSSLPSLLTAAERMGFNGLNITYPCKQAVIELLDDLSDDARALGAVNTVLFKDGKRIGHNTDWSGFKRAFERGLPGVSLERVVQLGAGGAGAAVAHAALMMGARELMLFDVDATRSAKLAEELQVRFPAARVRAGGETPSALADAVAAASGLIHATPTGMAKLPGVPLPVELLHQALWVADVVYFPIKTELLKAAEALGCRTLTGGGMAVYQAVDAFEIFTSIAPDAERMFQHFQTLLPR from the coding sequence ATGACATCGAAATCGTTTCTGGCCGGCTTGATCGGCTCGGGCATCGGCGGCTCGCTATCGCCGGCGATGCACGAAGAGGAGGGCCGCCAGCTCGGGTTCAGCTACGTGTACCGGCGCATCGATCTGGAGGCGCTGCGGCTCGACATGTCGTCGCTGCCGTCGCTCTTGACCGCCGCCGAGCGCATGGGCTTCAACGGACTGAACATCACCTATCCGTGCAAGCAGGCGGTCATCGAATTGCTCGACGACCTGTCGGACGATGCGCGCGCGCTCGGCGCGGTGAACACGGTGTTGTTCAAGGACGGCAAGCGCATCGGACACAACACGGATTGGTCTGGCTTCAAGCGCGCCTTCGAGCGCGGCTTGCCGGGCGTGTCGCTCGAGCGCGTCGTGCAGCTCGGCGCGGGCGGGGCGGGCGCGGCCGTGGCGCACGCCGCGCTGATGATGGGCGCGCGCGAGTTGATGCTGTTCGACGTCGACGCCACGCGTTCGGCGAAGCTCGCGGAGGAACTGCAAGTGCGCTTTCCGGCGGCGCGCGTGCGTGCCGGCGGCGAGACGCCGAGTGCGCTGGCCGACGCCGTGGCGGCTGCCAGCGGCCTGATCCACGCGACGCCGACCGGCATGGCCAAGCTCCCCGGCGTGCCGCTGCCGGTGGAATTGCTGCACCAGGCGCTGTGGGTCGCGGACGTCGTGTACTTCCCGATCAAGACCGAACTGCTGAAGGCCGCCGAGGCGCTGGGCTGCCGCACGCTGACGGGCGGCGGCATGGCGGTGTATCAAGCGGTCGACGCATTCGAGATTTTCACCAGCATCGCGCCCGACGCCGAGCGCATGTTCCAGCACTTTCAGACATTGCTGCCGCGCTGA